In the Ctenopharyngodon idella isolate HZGC_01 chromosome 21, HZGC01, whole genome shotgun sequence genome, GCCAGAGCTTCAGGCATCGCGCGCTttacgatttaaaaaaaaaagccgttATTCAGTCAACGGTCAAAAATGTCCACATCAGGAAGATAGGTAAACTTTCTGAGGTAAAAGTATGTTATCCAAAAAACATGGTGACATCAAAGCCTGTGAAAAGTCAGCTGATCTTACATTTAATCAAGCTTAATTTGTACTTTCTGACATtaatttttcctcttttttttttttttttttttaaataaaacctgTGGCTCGCAGTCTCTCAACTTCTACATCAACTAACATTGAGAGGTAAGATCGTCGTGGCATTTTAAAGTGTCAGACACAGCGCCGTGTGCTGGACAACCTTGAACAGCATCTTATTCATCATGAATAATAACTATTACTCTGTAAAAAGACATCAAGTGTCTCTTTAGTTGCCAAGGCTACATCTATTCACAGTAACATAGCAACAGAGTTTTAGACTTCATTTCTTAGTAAAGGCAGTCTACAGAGTTTTCCATGGTCATaggaattttaaaattgtgattccCATACCTGGGGAAATAGTCATCACAATTTCTCTACTGATTTAACTTACAATATTTAATTGACATATAGTTGCTCTGTGGAAAGTGGTCACATTAATTTCTGAacaaaaaagtaccatggtgTTTTCTTAGTACTgaattatttcctttttttatctACCACTGCTGgaataaaatactattattatcattCATTCTGATACTGGAAAACATGGTATAAAAGCAGTTTGTTTTTGTGAGGGTCAAGAAATTATACACAATTTCATTTTAGtcatttattactattaatatcaTCAGACATCAGTAAATTTCAGTCTATACATTTCACACAGCCTTAACCAGAGCAACATGTCCACCTGGATGCTTGGACTTCATACTTCCAAAATgtctaaacacaaaagaagacagaaTGAATGTGAGAGATGAAGAGAAAGGTATAGTATGGATCTTCATTTAGGCTTCTATTCtgaaagtaaataatgacagaatttttgtttttggatgaactattcctttcatGAATGTTCAAAGTATAAGAGTGTTCTTTACACATTAATggcatatttaaagggttagttcacacaaaaatgataattatcccaagatttactcaccctcaagccatcacaCCGCATAGCAGAAAACAGaagacaaataaaacaaaattttagcagaaaatagtaaactacaatgacaaacacagatatgagcaatcaagcgtatgaatctcaacaatggtgacaacaaaatattcaatcagatcaactctggacatcacaaaaagctactaaaagaaaatgcaaataaaaaattaaagcaaatagttagaatttaagaaaaaataggacaattcagctgcataatttattcatgctgtgatgcatgctgggagttttgtactgtcgttcccagcatgcattttAAAACTGTGGGAGACCACAGACATAATGACAGTTTCAACtgatttttagcattataatcCGCACACACTAGATGATTCGACCGGACCGCGAGACCATACACCTGTTGATTGCAGGATCAATTTCACAGTGACACAAGATCTCGCAGAGACTCGCAAGATCAAGCGtgacttgagaagaaaaacaaatggaggacAATCAACGTTGTCAGAAGACTCTCCTATCACATGTTctgctttacagtgaaaaacacaatagaaaaaaaaaggaatatggGTGATCCTTCTACTCAATACTCCACTTTCGTGACATGTTTGTGGATTGCCAAGTTTCAGAAGCACGCAACATCCGGTAGGTGAAGCCTTGCTCACTCTCATTGGCTATCACGGTTATCTCGTCAAAGGCAGCCTGATCAAGAGTTGCAAATTTCAAAGAATTGCAAAGCTTCGAATCAGGCCAATTTTCTCTTGCTGCTGAAATTATGTTATCTGTGGCAAAAATAGCAAGGGAAAATGTGGTCAGGTGATGTTGACGACTTGATGATGAAGAGGTTGTCATCATCTAGTGGTCTAATCTTACACagagtgttgttgttttttatcatATAGATGTAATGCAGTAAACTTCAACTTAATAATAGAATGCACTGCAgaatgaagcatgtcaccattgatGAGATTTATATTTCTACGTAAGAGGCTCTATGGTTGGAAAGATGCTTGAGAAGCCTTGCAGTGGTCAACCTGAAGCTTTCACCTGCACACTCACTGAAGCTAAGAAGGGTTGAGTCCAGTCTAtatctggatgggagacctcctggtaGACTGGGTAGCTGTGGAAAGAGGTGTTAGAGCGGCCAGCAGGTCTGATCAGCCTATGGCCTGAGTGGGTCCTAATGCCTCAGTACAGGGTTAAAAGGGTTAAAGTACAGGGttaaaagggttaaaataaaccccagaaaataaggggtgtaaccctggggcAAAAATAATCCCTACATACCATGCAGGCAGTTAGTTAGTTTCACATCACAAATTATATAGTAATTTATTTAGCTGTTACAACTTACATGGAAgcactctatttttttttcattactattttaatgtttttaaaagaagtctcatatgctcatcaagactgcatttatttgatcaaaaatacagaaaaactgtaatattgtgaaatattattacaatttaaaatcatggttttctatattaatatactttaaaatattattcacAAACAAAGCCGACAgtttgaactgtttcaaattcaaccatcattgaaatctcataacggaacaaaaccgactgtcatcgGTTTTGTCAGAcggccgtacgcatcgatttgcggtGGAAGAGTAATGACGTATGCGGAAGCAcggaggatagagcaaaacaaaacactggtcacgaattagaagtctaaaacgagaatatttaaaaaaacaaaaacatcgcttcgcttcagaaggcctttattaactggagctgtatggattacttttatggaCCAGCATAAAAGTCCcccttcacaaccattataaaccttggaagagcaaggatatttttaaatatatctccgattgtgtttgtctgaaagaagatagtcatgtacacctaggatgggttgagggcgagtaaatcatgggataattttcattttggggtgaactattgctttaaatCCATTCTGTAGATTTCCCCCCCACAACCAGTACTGAAAAGACTGCACTTATGCAGATTTTGCAAGGCTCTATATGTATGAGTCACTTTAAAACAATACACACCTCCAGGAGTTTGTCTCATGGTTGTAAGCCTCCATTGTTTTAAGGTCACTAACACCATCAGATCCTCCGATAGCCAATAGAAGGCCATTAAACAGCACTAAAGAAACCTGTGCATACACACAAAAGCCATGATTAAACCACTTCAGAATAATTTCAAAATGGCCAAGATATTCTTTGtttaggtttggaatgacaagagggtaagtaaatgatgacagacttttttggtgaacttTTCTTTCAGTAGAACACTACCAAAGTTCCCTCGAACCTGAAATCTCTTGTTGTTCATAGCCCTAACTGGGCTCCATCGGAGAGTGTCTGGGTCGTATTTCTCCACGGTGCTCAATGACAGACCAAGTTCGTCTCGTCCTCCGGCCACATACAGACAGCCAAGAAACACGGCACATCCTGAAGCTTCCCTTGGGGTGGACATGGTGGGGCAGAGACACCAGCTTCCCTCCAATGGATCAAAAAGCTCCACTAGTTCAGAAGAATAATGAGtattgaaggttttttttttgtcatttcaaatttgcacatttatgtgtttgtgtaccTGAATCCAGCGGCATGTCTCCATCTGTTCCTCCCACGACGTAAATTTGACCGTTCAGGACAGCGGCTGATGCAGCTGCCCTGTTCCTCAGCATTGGAGTCAGCCTAGACCAGGAGTTCTTCAACGGGTCATACCTACGATACAGAGAGCTATGTGTTTGAAGAAGATCTTCATATCTCCAGAGTTATGTTTCTCTGTGATGTACGTGTATATGTGTCGTTGTGTGTAGACCTCTCTACTGTGTTAATGCAGGTCATTCCATCAAAACCCCCGAGTGTAATGagacatccatccatctctacAACACACACCCTTGACCGTGGCGAGGAGAGCGAGGGCACGTCCACACACCAGGTGTTACGCACTGGATCATACCTAACGCACATAAACACATTCACTCAGGCAAACTATTGTCCAAATTCTAAGGCAGCATTGCATGTCTCCTTTTTGGAAAATGCAATCCCAAAATGCATTGAGTCAACACATCAATATAAAATGGCAGACAAAGGCAGAGAAATGAGGATTATAAATGAATATCcttaaaattaattcaattctgagaaatgttatcacaaaaatatttaatataattaaaagactattttacccaatatttgtgTGCCATATCCCTGTtgcaaaaaacagcatatgctggtaaggtaggttttgaagctgggatgctggtttgagctggtttatgctggtcaagtgctggttcTATGATGGTCCGATGCTGGTCCTATGATGGTCCTATGCTGGTTCTATgatggtcctatgctggtcctatgaTGGTCCTATGCTGGTTCTATGATGGTCTTGTGCTGGTCCTATGATGGTCCTATGCTGGTTCTATgatggtcctatgctggtcaatgctggtccatgctggtcctatgATGGTCCTATGCTGGTTCTATgatggtcctatgctggtcctatgctggtcatATGCTGGTTCTATgatggtcctatgctggtcctatgatggtcctatgctggttctatgctggtcctatgctggtccatgctggtcctgTGAATTGTCCTATgatggtcctatgctggtccatgctggtctTATGCTGGTCCTATGATGGTCCTATGCTGGTTCTATGATGGTCCTATGCTGGTTctatgctggtccatgctggtcctgTGATGGTCCTATGCTGGTTCTATgatggtcctatgctggtcctatgaTGGCCCTATGCTGGTTCTATgatggtcctatgctggtcctatgatggtcctatgctggttctatgctggtcctatgctggtcctatgctggtccatgctggtcctgTGATGGTCCTATGATGGTCcctatgctggtccatgctggtcctatgATGGTCCTATGTTGGTCCATGCTGGTcttatgctggtcctatgctggtcctatgatggtcctatgctggtcctatgctggtccatgctggtcctatgctggtcctatgctggtccatgctggtcctatgatggtcctatgctggtccatgctggtcctatgctggtcctatgctggtcctatgatggtcctatgctggtccatgctggtcctatgatggtcctatgctggtccatgctggtcctatgctggtcctatgctggtccatgctggtcctatgatggtcctatgctggtccatgctggtcctatgatggtcctatgctggtcctatgctggttctatgctggtccatgctggtcctggaccagcttaggaccagcacttgaccagcataAAACCACTCAAAGCAGCAtcccagcttcaaaacctacttTACCAGCATATGCTGATTTTTTCAACACTTTCGATCTTGTGGACTTAGAATGGCTGCCACGtacgcgtgtccgttaagtccacgagaccgtagggtatcccattcatcattttaggtttcagaagggtgcttgcgagcgccccctttgcgccCGCTATGCGCCCTTGATGGGCACTTCAGCTGAGCCTGCAAGTTTGCGaactacgcagaggactttacctggcagtcaaagcagcattacatcatgaaagtgcggactcagaggaagactgtGAGCAGTGAGGGTgtcatttgggattcagccagaCTCGTGCTTCCTACAGAGAAGCGCACTTAGGACTCCATatattagcttgatccagcctaaaaaatgccattttttgtcatgattcgagcgtttaggaacaaaatttatgagaaagttgttgtcagatttcaatGGTGATTTCGAATATGAagtttaatcgaaagcttgtcaaacagctttggagaatttgatgtttcccgaTTTAAAGAAATAGGAGCTGcccttgcatgcccgagaggcgtttcaaagatggccgctgagtgaaatgCCTTAAACTTATATTTAATCATTAGAGCATACTAAACTAATAATTGcttttttcacataaaattcAATCCAAGAATGCATtatgacagtaaaaaaaacaaaaaaaaaacaatatagtggaaaaatgtatataatatatgcttaaaatattaataagtatttataaaaatagcttaatattactaaaaatgaaattacacaGTTAATCCCAAACTCTATTGAAATCACCTGTGAGTCAAGCACTTCACAAGTTTGTTTAGCTCTAAATTGATGTAAACTCCCACCTCTCCACGCTGCTCAAACAGGTGACATCATCAGACCCGCCCACAGTATAGATGATCCCGCCCAGAGCACACACCCCTGTGTCACCGCGCTGATGGTGCATTGGAGCAGTCATCTTCCACTCATTATACTGGGGGCAGAACTGCTCAACTGGACAGAACGGGTCATCTTTACTCCAGCCTCCAactaaacacaaacaaacatttaaaaacatgtagagaaacaactgagatctcatttgtgattttataCTATAAATATGCTGTTTACATTTATAGTTCCTACTGGCAGCTGACCAAACTTCCTAAAATGTTTAGGCAGGTGTAGAAAAGTCTGAAAGTCATTGACAGACAAAGAGACTGATAGAAATACTAACCAACATATATCACGTCAGAGGGTTTGTCTTTGGACGACACTTTATTCCTCTTTGAGCTGGTGTTGCTATAGCAATAACCCTTGGTGCTGTGCGGGTTGATATTATTTTTGATGACCAAGAGGTCCTCATCGTCCTTAAAGTGACTGctgaacatacacacacataaaaagaaGAAATCCTGAAAATGCATTTCAAACAACACATATGCAAACTCATCACAGTTAAAACACAGTGggcaaacaacaaaacacccaTCTGCTCTGCTGTAAACATGCTGTACAGTAGATCACAACACTGATGGAGCAGATCGCTGCTTTGTCTCTCACTGAATGACACTCAAATCTTGCAGTCTGCTGAGGAGATGTGTGTTGATAAGGCTTATAAGCTTTATAAAAAATAAGGGGACAAATCCCACTGACTTACATATGATCAAAGGACCTGAGCcatatctagagaccagaatatctGAGAAACTTGAGTATGGActcttttgacttgggccaAGGGGGGTTTATTGCGTAGTCCGCCAACATGTGCCCGTTCACTACATCACTGGTCTCACCTGTTATAAAATATGGCAATGACTGTGTCTAACCTACATATCCAATGTGATTGCCTACAAACCACCCTGCACATACTAGCGCTTTGATTTTGCATCTCCACTGCTTCGTGAATCTTCGAAACTTTTGTGAATCTTTTTTTCTCCCTAAATCTGAAACACATATCAAACTGagaagtcacgtgatttcactAAACAAGTCTCGttatgtttctgtgtgtgcatCTCTTGAGATTGTTCAAGACTGTTTGAAAGCTGTATCTAAGCACTattgttaatcttttttttttacaattaaaaattttatcttatttgtaggctataataaaaaagtattgcAGTTAATTGTCTAATATTGGCCTGATTTGCCAAGCCCTCCAtacaacacacaaaaacaagcactacacattatgcaaaattcacttttgcatggtgtttggctataaatgtgtgttggcagtgtgtgtacacaaccaccctataatgataaaaatccatccactcctttttttttaatccccctAAATCATAAGCATTGTCTCtgaacaagccgtttgcaggttcctggcaatgtgacgtcacattagccacaggccccgcccacaaatgttgacagacactgccattttaacatagaaccgccctgagcaagttcacagcgagttgtacaGTCCGCagttgctgcactgacgagaatgtctcccaagcgttttatgtgttctgtagctggatggattaatccacatagctctctccatttactcctgaaatctgagccgctgaagacaaggtggattaattttgttttcaaagaagctAAAAATgagttactcaaggatagattagtacaaactgttcgtgatccagcttacagcctccagagtgaaactagatacggcagtaatgaaggtgagagcactttattacagttcatcggagttgatttacggatataaagtttaccagtttattaagcacctcccgaaaaggcataaggtctttatatatttgtttactgttagttctaacgtgtttctgtgtaattcgctgtgtatgttgatgataatgcaagggagagagagagagtgtatggataatattttaatgcacacttgcactgttttattaagctcttacagtgattttctagagtgaaaacagacgcttcatattttgtgtaaactacaataaacgttataaaactcatcggtaaacaggcttgtactaatatagtggataaaatcaagaagacaatataagttataaccgtaattatacaaaactatacctgttctatctccatgcagcatatattcgcagtttctgacattatagtgcgtcctgactgactcttgacaccggagaatgagctctcgaagctctgccctcttaggccaagcgcagcagctcatttgcatttaaagggcccaCATTGAAatggagcgtttttgctcactcccaaaaagtggcaattttaagatgctataaaaaattatctgtgaggtattttgagctaaaacttcacatacacactctggggacatcagagtcttattttacattttgtaaaagggggcataataggtcccctttaaagatgcagtccgtaagttttggctctttgttgccatctctgtttgaaacctgcaaatgcagttatttgcggaataaTCATCTTtgcgtgggttgtgcatcggcacggctcctcagcgcggatgaatctaatgtttgctgtcagtcaccacatcggtgtggatactgtacttcagaatcacagattgtagtcttggaagtttgaccaaaataagattttttttaccaGAAAACCTCCAGTTGTTACTGattattgtcatttggacctttctggattacaatccgccatcaaaatgataagtttaatcatttcagctgctgtgaaaaaaggctataaatgatccgctagcatcagcatcctcacatatagcctactagctgggactcgttcgttatgtaaacagacgtgacgtaatgacgcgaagacgaacggctgcatgctcgaatttcctgcGTAAACCCACCAGTACAGATTTTATTATGAAACAGTATTATAAGCTTACAGtagtgaatcgggctaaggtaaggagatagttttgaacactggctggttatgtacttgctcaaaaattgatttttaaacaaaaaaagttacggactgcagctttaataaaaaaatacattttattacagACAAATTGCAGATTTAATGAAATTTGATGACTTGTAGATTGCATTTAATACATTACACTTTCAAGAAAAAGTTGCAATTGGTTTGTAAGTAACTTTATGCACATTTCTGCTGAGTTTTTGTTGAATTTACAGTGTTTTGACCACCATGTGATGCACTCTACATAGATTTATGCCCTTATGACCTTTCTGAATCTTCTAAGTTTTGATTATCCTGGACggtcaatggagagacagaaacctctcaggtttcattaaaaatatcttaatttgagtttcgaagattaaccaaagtcttgcaggtttggagcgacatgacggtgagtaaatgatgacagaattttccattttgggtgaactatacttttAAGTTTTGCGTGGGCAAAcacttttcacttttttctTCTCCAATAAAAAGTAGAATTTCATACACAACCATGTCTGGTCCAATCTGTATTTCTCAATGAGAACAGACCTTTACCGATCAATCCTTTTTGatacataaacacagttgtGAGTCATGTATGTGGGTGTAAGTTGAACGCCCTTGACTCTGTCTGCTTTCAGTGCTCATGCTTTTCTGATAttccgctctctctctctctttctttccggCAGCGCTCATTCTTTTGAGACATAGTTTACAGTGCTATGTTAGATAAGTGCAGTGCTGCAGCATGACAACAGCTCAGAGGATGGGGGTTGTGTGTGTCAGGGGTCAAGGGTGGGCGGCGCCTGTCGCcacaacaaaatatattaccTCTTGTCGACAAACATAGCATCACATCAGACATGTCTGCAATGTGCACAAAATtcttcttcacacacacacacaaagtgacAAGAGGAAATAATTGCACTGACAATCAAAGCACAATCAAGCCATGACAACTAGACACTCCTGTAACCCTGAGAACCAATTGCACTGTCATTTAACTTAATACCATGAAACCCTGAGTGCTAAACCGGTCACCAATTCACCATGCTGTTTCCCTATGCCGATAATGCAATCATCACCCTGGCAACCAGTTTTGTTACCATGACAACCCAGAGCTCAAATGCTTTCATAACCAGTCATCATGGGTTTCTGGCAGATATCACACTCAACCCATGACTTTTAAATAATTATCAGAGACAAAGACTGACAGAGAAATGGGAATGCCCTATATGTGTGACTGAATAAATTCTGCTGGAACTAGTGATAAAATCTCTCAATCTTGTTCCCTGGAAGTGACAGAGATGAAACACTAATCATATCTTATGAGAAGAACACAGTAtaactaaatattatttattcatcttcTGCTACAATTAATGTCTTGTTTCCCCTGCTTTGTGTttaaggacttttattttgatatgtattttctgttgttttgcTGTTTCACTTCCTATGTTTAGTTCTTTGCCTTTCCATTGTTTCCTTGTTTGTTTCCATAGTTACCCTTGTTT is a window encoding:
- the si:ch73-29c22.1 gene encoding kelch-like protein diablo isoform X1; translation: MTSENSHFKDDEDLLVIKNNINPHSTKGYCYSNTSSKRNKVSSKDKPSDVIYVVGGWSKDDPFCPVEQFCPQYNEWKMTAPMHHQRGDTGVCALGGIIYTVGGSDDVTCLSSVERYDPVRNTWCVDVPSLSSPRSRVCVVEMDGCLITLGGFDGMTCINTVERYDPLKNSWSRLTPMLRNRAAASAAVLNGQIYVVGGTDGDMPLDSVELFDPLEGSWCLCPTMSTPREASGCAVFLGCLYVAGGRDELGLSLSTVEKYDPDTLRWSPVRAMNNKRFQVSLVLFNGLLLAIGGSDGVSDLKTMEAYNHETNSWRHFGSMKSKHPGGHVALVKAV
- the si:ch73-29c22.1 gene encoding kelch-like protein diablo isoform X2 — encoded protein: MTSENHFKDDEDLLVIKNNINPHSTKGYCYSNTSSKRNKVSSKDKPSDVIYVVGGWSKDDPFCPVEQFCPQYNEWKMTAPMHHQRGDTGVCALGGIIYTVGGSDDVTCLSSVERYDPVRNTWCVDVPSLSSPRSRVCVVEMDGCLITLGGFDGMTCINTVERYDPLKNSWSRLTPMLRNRAAASAAVLNGQIYVVGGTDGDMPLDSVELFDPLEGSWCLCPTMSTPREASGCAVFLGCLYVAGGRDELGLSLSTVEKYDPDTLRWSPVRAMNNKRFQVSLVLFNGLLLAIGGSDGVSDLKTMEAYNHETNSWRHFGSMKSKHPGGHVALVKAV